Part of the Nicotiana sylvestris chromosome 5, ASM39365v2, whole genome shotgun sequence genome is shown below.
ATGGTATCATTATTCCAAACATTTCTTATCCCAATACGATAGTGCAAATCTCAGGTCCaaaaacctcatctcatccaaTTCAAGCAGCCTAGCCGACAAGTTACACCAAAAATTACATAGGTCCTCACACAACACGGTCTGTACACCAAACAAGCAATAACTTAAATATATCCAAATATGGAAAGAAAGCAAGGTACGAGGACTATCCAACAAGTACAACTTATATAACAACCAAAACATAATTTCATGAGCTCATCCCACAAGGAAAAATAAAACACGAAATAAACACAAGGAAGGATATCCCACATAGCTCCATTAtagcacgcaacccgatccaaaataTATCAATCCACATAGAGATACCCTTCGAGCCATGGTGCTCATGCTCACTAAACACATGTGCATCAACATCAAACACAATAGAGTGCACAAATATAATTGTGGAAAGGTGAATAGATATAACACAATATTAAGAGGAGGCTAGCACAGATAGGGTGAAATAAGCGAATCAACATCACGAGGGTCATCTCGCCCACATCACCATAAGGCCTAAACAGGATTACAACATGCATGCGAATAATCATGCAACCTCATAACCCATTATAAAATAAGAGAGAAACATATAACATAAACCAGGGCATAAATAACATCTATTTTGTTCGATGATATACCCATGGTAGCAATTACGTAAGAATAAGAAAACCCGATCTGATAtagaatacacattctcattaggctTACAAATATctcccaaaccaattccgatcattCCCAAACAGGTATACAACCTTCCAAAAGTCTATAGCAACCTACCCATTACATATACCATTTGCTAACCAATTCCTTACATATCCTTACAGTCCTAACCAAGGAATAGTCCGCCAGCAAGAACATCTCGTCTCTAAACCTCGAGAATAAAGAAATCTTCATAcccgatcccaactccactgCTCAAATGGCTAgaatttttttaatataaaatgATGAAGGCAAATACAAAGAATACATATGGTGAAAAAGAAATTTATCGTGATTTTATACCTCCCATCTAAATTTCTTGGAAAGAAACTTTCAAGTTCTTAGATCCATGGGAGCAGAAGATAACATTAGTGCAACCTATTCACGAAAGTCTGAAATCTCACCAATGACTTTCATGATAGCTACAAAAAATATGTGTGAGGGAAAAAGTAAAGCTCTAACTAAAACGAAACAAAATGGAGGAACATCGGCATGTACTTACGTTTAAAGTTTCATTTCTTAGGGAAAGACATAATCTCCTCCCCTACCAACTCATGAGTTAAAACGACCACATACCAGTTGCACCATCATCTGTCATGTTCATCCTCAAGACTGACAACTACTCTCTTACTTCTTGCAGCAAGAACAAATATACTAGCACGAAAGAGTTTGGGCGAATAAAGGTGAAGAAGTGATGGTTGGCTAGAAACTCGTGTTTTAGCCTTAACTTGCACTCTAATTACTGCATTTTACTTGTGTTTGAGCTTAACTACTAGTAAATTACACTTATTAcgtattttatgccttgcagCAAGTGATTCCGagtttaaaaataattttgagcTAAATAAAATAATTGGAGATTTGAAGTATTagtaaaagcccaagaaattaaATCGGGATCGCGTTCGAGGGTCGAGGACTAAGTCTGGATATCAAAAAGTAGAAGAAAAAAGTTACTTTAAGAATAAAGCACTACTGAGCCACATGGGGCGTCGCTAGGCACGCGCGGCTGTGCAATTGGGATAAGTCTGTCAAAAAACTTGTCTCTGTAAATCCCTACTGGCGCGCTGCATAGTGCAACCTGGGGGAGGCGTGCCAGTGCATTTTTCCTAGAGTATTATCCTAGTTCGTCTTGGAAAGGGTAGGTTTGTACGCGCCTACTTCTACACGATATAAATATACTAATAACACGTTTTTAAGGGACTTCTGACCTACGAAAGATTTAAGAAGCAACTAAGGCAAGAAGACATAATTTTCTCACTTGGTATCCTTCATGTTTTCTCATTTGTGTACAGGATACATGTCTAACCTCTTTGGTGTATGACTCGATCTTCTTTAAAGGAAGTGATACCTTATGAACCAGAGTAGGAGAAACACCTACGACAactaagaaaaaaaagaggattcACCAAAAATTTCTTGGGGCAACCTTCAACTCAAGAACACATGGCAAAGAATAATGATGATAGATTAGACTTAGCTGCAAGAGAGGCAGCACAATATAGAGAACAAGCTGCACGGGTAGCGGTTGAAACAACCCTTAGAGTTGCTGATGAGACTGTCAAAAAGGATGGGGGTCGAAGATTCAATCTAAATTGACCCCTGGTTGAAGACCAGTTTGGAAATACAGCTCCAAGCATGAGAGATCATTAGTTGACTATGCCAAACTAGTCTATAATCAGGGACTGTCAAGTTCCAGACCTCCACCCATAGCAGCAAACAATTTCGAGTTGAATCAAGGCTTGCTTCAAATCATCCAGAACAATTGTTCCTTTAGAGGGAAGGTGAATGAAGATCCGAACATTCACTTGATGGACTTTGAGTAAATCATGAATGCCTTTCAATATAATAGAGTGTCCAAAGACACTATCTACTTAAATGCATTCCCCTTTTCTACTGAAGGATGACGTGAAGCACTGGCTTCAAAGCTTACCAATTGGATCGATCAGGATATGGGAAGATATGACGAAAACGTTTCTTGACAATACTTATCAGCTACAAAAACAGGAAAATTTAGAAGAGAAATCCACAACTTCTGCCAATAGGACACTAAAACATTTTTTGAAGCTTGGGAAAGATTCAAGGAGATAGTGAGAAGGTGTCAGCATAATGGAATCAAATTGTGGATGCAACTCCAGGACTTTTGGGATGGACTAACACCCTCCTCGGGATGAACTCTGAGTACTGCATGTGGAGGTCCATTAATGAAGAAAACTTCGGAGGAGGGTGTCTCAATCCTTGATGAACTATCTAAGGATGCTAACCAGCGGCTTGCTGAGAGTAATGACAAAAAAAATATGTTAGGGTTCACCATGTAGACTCTAACATATCAGTGCAAACCCAAATAGACACCATAGCCAAAGGGATAAGAAAGGTGACCTTAGCGAAGATACAGAGTGAGCCACAAGCAGCATGTGACTTTTATAGAATGGGACACCCTACACATGAGTGTTGAGCTTTAGTTAAGGAAGTTAACATTGTGTGAAAGTATAATAGAGAAAACTACCAAGGTGGGAGTAGCTACAATGCTATAAGACAAATACATCCAGGGTTTTCTTGGAGTTCACCTAGTGGGAGTTTGAACTCGTGGCAGCAAAATAATCCTAGACCCTAGGGTCAAGGACCACCATGTTTTCAAAACCAGCCGAGGCAGCAGTACCAGCAATACGAGCCACAACAGTCAAATCAATACCTTATGGAAGATCTCATGAAGGCTTTTATCAACAAATCAGATGAGAAATTTGAGCCTCAGGGTGCAGCCATCTGGGAATAGAGCACAACCATCCAGAATTTAGAAAGACAGATAGGACATATTGCAAACTTGTCATCTGAGAGGGCTCCTAGGACTATACCCTCTAACACCGAAAAAGAACCCAAAGGAAACAATCAAAGTTGTATCTCTGAGAAGTGGCAAAACATTGGTTAACCCAGTTGTGAAAGATAGACCTGAGGTGGTGAACAAGCAGACTGAGACAATGGAAGAGAACAAGAGTGAAGATAGAAATGCCAGAGTAGTGGGATACAAAAAGAGGTTGAGGAAAGCAGACACATGCCTGCTTTGCTATTCCCTCAAATGATGAAGCGAGAAAAATTAGACAAGTGCTTTGGGAGGCTCTTGGATATGCTCAAGCAATTGTATGTGAACATCCCCTTTATAGAGGTTCTCACTCAGATGCCTGCATATGCTAAATTCTTGAAGAAAATCTTGTCGAGTAAGAGGAAATTAGAGGAGAtacaagtggtcaagttgaatgTCCACTGCAGTGCCATATTACAAAATAAAATTCCTCAAAAGTGTATGGACCTAGGAAGCTTCACCATACCATGCTCGCGAGGAGTGAGAAATTTGACAAAGCCATTTGTGATTCTGGTGCTTCTATAAATATAATGCCTTTTTCTATGTTCATAAAACTTGAAGGTGAGCTTGGAGTGATCAAATCTATACAGTGTCCTTACAACCAGCTGACCTGACCACCATCTTACCTGAGGGAATTATCAAGGATATTCTAGCACGGGTGGACAAGTTTGTGTTCCTCGTAGACTTTATTGTGGTGGACATAGAGGTGAACAAGGATGTGCCTCTAATTCTAGGGAGGCCTTTTATGTACAGGCAAAGCAATTCTTGATATCTACGAGGGAAAACTTATGCTCAGAGTGGGTAACAAGAATGTAATATTCCGGATAAAAAGAATGATAAAATATCCCAGGGAGGAGGCATCTGCATACTCGTGTTTCAAGCTTGATGTTGTTGGGTAGTTAGCTGAAAAATATAAGTTTGACAAGCTTGTGAGGGATACTCTAGAGAGGTGTATTACTCAGTCCAACACAGTGGATGATGAAGATCCTAAAATAAACAAAGAGGCTAAAGCTCTTGAGACTAATGATCAAGTGGTTGACGAGGAGAAACGAAAGAAAGGAGGTTTCTAAGCCTAGTGTGGAATTGAAAGTCCTCATTACTCACTTAAAATATGCTTTTCTTGAAACTAACAATTTTCCTGTGATTATTTTTGCTTACTTGACAGGTACACAGGAACACAAGCTGGTGGAGTGTTGCTCCCAAATGCACacacaagtatacgtggtcgacaagtaatataatgataagttgagtgtcgaacccacagagacttgtgTAAACTACTCACTAAATTGCTAAAATTATTATTCAATCCAGCTAAAATCAACATCCAATAATATGATTATGTTATACTACGATTCTAAAcaataactaaattatcaagtaaCGAGTTGATTGTTGTGTATTTAGTAAAGACAAATATTCCAGGGATGTGATCGATTTATCATTCatattgtgttctaattaactctccctttcatataattcactcatggttgctaattaatcgataaatgctctcatagccttctcctgaagtactactcacctattctcaatagattaacgcctatattcctataaaatcaatctattaagaacgcattaagatcacgatatttaattaagcacggtgactaggtatattcctatcctaaccacaaatccgctccccctaagggttacgatcatgctctcttcaattcttctctaatctaaacacggctttcccaagcataacatagatagtaaatagaacctaactgctggccagacaattaagcaattaaacacaaaattgaagaaacaaccatatattggtgaattTTAATCAAGGTTAAGTTAAtgtcaaacaacaatattcatggctaaatcacaaccccagagcaatgggtgtttagccactcatgatgtaatcaaacaattgcataagtttgattaattgaaaaatactaaaaaagaTGAATAATTCCGAGATATTCTTGCTCCTCAATGTTTCTTGCGTGTATTTTTGCTCCAAAGTGCGTCCCTCCCTCCAAAATTAGGCTTAGTCTTCCTTTTATACGTGTTGGATAAGTCTAGGGTCGAATAAACCGTGTCCCGGGCGAAATAGGACACAATTCGCGTCACCGGCGCCCAGCCTGGTGCTAGGCGCCTTCCATAGCGCCCCCAAATTTGTGCATAATGTTTTTAGCGCCACAGGTGGCGCCAGGCGCTGCTTGTGGCGCCCAACTGGCTTCCTTTTCCGATTTTGTTTGTTTTAGCTTCAAATCTTGCACGTTTTGCCCCTACTTGCTCCCAAATCATTCCTACAAgtaaaaacacttcaaattaatataatTCATAGTTTGACATTCCAAATTCACGAAACAAGATTAAAATATAAGGCgatatacataaaaatatatatactttaagctaaacatcaacaccccacacttagactcttgctcgtcctcgagcaatgggaCAATCTAATAAACCCCCAACTACGTGCAAAGTTCAATCCTAGAGGAGCACCTTAACTTTTAACCACACATTATACCCTTTGACTACAATCAATACCGGCACACAAGCATGAACAtacaaaatttcacattcttcccgTTTAAGCATACCCAAGTAGAATATTTCAATTCAATAAATTCCAACAACCTATTCGTCACCACCCAATCTCAACAATCGACTTGCAACCACTAAGCACCCTCAATTCATGCACTTACCCAACAAGAAAGTTTACAACATTACCAAtcattcatgagatcatgtgccctcaccaacAAACAAAAGAGTGAGTATTGACTAGTCCATACATTCAAATATACTTTTGAATATAGATTAAGGACATCACACAATCGAACAAAATTCACTCCCTCTCACAAAGAATTCATATGCATCCCTTggtcgtaccataagcttgcccttagtgTATATCTCTACTATTttaagctagccaaatctaggatcaattaggacttttaggttgtaatgtaggctaagggatgggtaggatacatttaggaATAGTGGCTAATCCTCCTAcgcactttaatacactacattTACAATTCAAGCACATATTCTCCTCAACCAAATCACTTGCCATATACAACATAGCCCTCTTTTCAATTAAGCACTTCTATATTTTCACTagcacaaatcaataagaattggaGGTGTTTATTTTTCTACATACTTTcactatcatttttcttttctttcagtttttcttttccttttctcatcttttttttttcttttcttcacacactccatacattaaGGTTCATTGGCTAGTGTCTTTTGATTTCAACTTTAGTGCACCAACGGGCCCttccatggttccactcaaaagctactCCCCAATCtctaaccttacttcttttagcgactaagtgccttaggaggtgaaggttcaatcaatatcaaattaagaacaaaatgGGGTATGACTTGTAATGTGAGTGCCAAAAgaaaggtctataggctcaaagggctagcaacgaaattttttatttttatgtgacaagcacacccatgatcaagcaagaaaatgcctacgtcatctcctagattagcacaacttacaatttcgcttcaattaacacacggggcaagttctagactacacaagataacaaaaaaaatcaCAAATCCTCACACACACGTTGCACATAACTCAATCAAGACGGTtctgttcaactctcaagtcaagcaagcacACATAATTGAGGAATTTAAGTAATATTGCACTATGTGGCATACGAGTCAAACAACTGAAAAAAGGGCATCacaaaataggctatttactttACTTAGGCTTCACAATTCAAACCAAATACACGGGAAAACAGAATGTATGTCATATCCTAATGTGCCAGCATCAACCATGTCAATGAATATCTCAGAGCGACTCAGTTTCTTCCTAAACtactccaaaaaataaaaataaagtacccGGTTTGagctacacccttggaaaagaaccgtcgcccaaagaaaaaccaagggatactacctaactatcctaaaaaaagaaaaaaactttttggtgtttttaatcggactttatccctcaagaacattgtccaaaagatccatcgtcgggaaaaatctgaactttttctattttttttttcgattttcatttttattttttataacctagactatgtctactatgagttctaaaagaaaaactaaatataAAAATAGTTTTATACAATTACGCTTCAGAAAGTAGTtttcccaccccacacttatattatgcatagtcctcgatgcatgatcatagagaaaaatattaaaacaagggtGATAAATACTTCCTGAGGCCCTCTTAGGCCTAGCTAGGACATGATCCTCAATATTAAGGGTCGGGACGACTCCACACTTAAACTCAAACATGCTCCTCAGCTTCAACtttgggtactcagacttcccctaCTCTGCAAAATAAAAGCAACACAAAAACTTGACACTAAAAAAATGATCAATACATAAAAGATACATaggttgggttgcctcccaacaagcgccttatTTATAGTCGTGGCACGACTCTACTACTCTGCTCAGGCTGGgcgctttctcttcttctttctcccATGAAGTCTAGCCTTTTTGCACGCTCTCGGAAGGTCTCCTCTTTCATCTCTGGCTCTTTTCTCAATCATCTTTACACGCTCAGCTGGAAACACCACCTCCTCTAACTCAGTTGTCCCATCTGGAAAACTATAATTCACATGCTGACTCTGCTCTATTCCCTTCAATTCGACCACAGTAATCATGCACAAGTCCTCATAATGCTTAGGGAGCATAAGTGCCTTGTACACATTAAAAGTGACCTCCTCATTGTCAACTCTCATTTTTAACTTCCCTTCCCTCATATCAATAATTGCTCCACCAGTAGCTAAGAATGGTCACCCCAAAATAATGGGCACTTCATCATCTGCCTCGTAATCAAGAACAATAAAATCAGCAGGAAGAATaaactttcccactcgaactaaAACATCCTTAATAATTCCTTCTGGCATGACTAGTGACCTATCTGCTAACTGTAAAGTGATTGTAGTAGGTCTAAGCACCCCCAATCCGAGTTGCTTGAACAAAGAGGATGACATCAAATTTATACTAGCCCCTAAATCACACAGGGCTCTACCAACTTCTTGTTTTCCAAGAGACAaaggaattgtgaaactcccaggatccttcaacttaggaAGAAGTTTACTCTGAACTCTGGCActgcactcttcagtaagtgcaactgtttcgAACTCTGCATGTCTTCGTTTGTTTGTCACAATATCTCTGAGATACCTTGCATACTTAGGCACTTCCTGTAAAATTTCCACCAAAGGCAAATTCACAATCACTTGGCTCAAAATATCTAGGAATTTCTTGTACTTAGCATCATCTTTTTGCTTCTGCAGTCTTTGTGGAAACGGAGGTGGTGGCCTAGTCTCAATTACTGGCTCGGGTCCTTTATCATCTTTCTCATTCCCCTCAAATGGCTTGGGAACTAATTCTCCCTCGGTATGAGctatattcttctttttctttggaacTTCTTCCAATGCTCTTCCATTTCTCAAGGTAACCGCTTTGACTTGATCTTTAGGATTGGGCTCAGTATCACTAGGAAAAGCCCCTACTGGTCTGGTATTTTGGGCTATGGCAAGTTGGCCCACGTGGTGCTCCAAATTTCTCAGTGATGTGGCTTGAGCCTGCTGATCAGTCATTATTTTCTGATTGAAAGTTTGTTGATCTGCTATTAATTTCTGATTGAAAGTTTGTTGATCTGCTATTAATTTCTGATTGAGGGCTTGCTGGTCGGCCATCAATTTCTTCATCATCTCCTCAAGGCTAGCTTGTTGTTCAGCCTGAGGTGGTCTGGATTATTGTTAAGGTGCTTGAGGCCGGTATTGATTCTGATTGCCttgatttccaccccaagagaagttTGGGTGATTACCCACAAAATATACAGATTCTGGATTTTCTGGGCATAGATTGCTCATGTGACCCTCTTCACATACTTCACAAAATATTTGAACTTGTTGCACAGGCTTGGCTTGTTGCTTGTTAATGATCATGGTCATCTGATTGACTTGGTTGGTCAGCGTAAAGACCTGTGCTGATAATGCTGAGACAACATCTAATTCAAGAACCCTTGGTGATTTTTGTACCATGTTCCTACCCATATCTCCTTGCCAATCCGGATTACTTTTGGAGAATTTGTTCAATAACGCATAAATTTCATCGAAGCTTTTCTCCAATACTTGACCTCCAGCTGTAGCATCGACTACAATTTTTGTTTGGGGATGGAGCCCTTCTATGAAAGTGTGAACTAACACTTCATTCGTCTGATTGTGATGATGACAGTCTCTGAGTAGCCCCTTGAACCTTTCCCAAGCTGAGTATAAAGATTCTCCTACTTTCTGTTTGAAGGCAACTATCTCACTTCTGA
Proteins encoded:
- the LOC104227930 gene encoding uncharacterized protein yields the protein MADQQALNQKLIADQQTFNQKLIADQQTFNQKIMTDQQAQATSLRNLEHHVGQLAIAQNTRPVGAFPSDTEPNPKDQVKAVTLRNGRALEEVPKKKKNIAHTEGELVPKPFEGNEKDDKGPEPVIETRPPPPFPQRLQKQKDDAKYKKFLDILSQVIVNLPLVEILQEVPKYARYLRDIVTNKRRHAEFETVALTEECSARVQSKLLPKLKDPGSFTIPLSLGKQEVGRALCDLGASINLMSSSLFKQLGLGVLRPTTITLQLADRSLVMPEGIIKDVLVRVGKFILPADFIVLDYEADDEVPIILG